The following coding sequences are from one Candidatus Desulfofervidus auxilii window:
- a CDS encoding ribonucleoside triphosphate reductase, which produces MLKSIIKRDGRIEPFNPEKITQAIYKAIKAVGKDDYLLAQKLAKQVIEILEKQYDEKKLPEVEEIQDIVEFVLVDNRLYEIAKAYIIYRHQHHQLREIRKLLDPIKLIQEYLTQSDWLVRENSNMAFSLQGLNSYILRKTISEYWLIQIYPKEIASAHHQGDFHIHDLDFLGAYCCGWDLKDLLMIGFGGVTGKVESKPARHFRTALGQIVNFFFTLQGETAGAQAFSNFDTYLAPFIRYDGLNYKQVKQALQEFLFNMNIPTRTGFQTPFTNITLDLKVPDFMKNEAVIIGGELKNVTYGEFQKEMDIFNQAFAEVMTEGDAKGRPFTFPIPTYNITKDFEWENEHYKSIWEMTRRYGIPYFANFVNTDMRPEDARSMCCRLRLDLNELKKRGGALFGSHPLTGSIGVITINMPRIGYLSKTEKEFFDRLEDIMFMAKEALEIKRKVIERFTEMGLYPYSRHYLRDIKKRFGNYWKNHFSTIGILGMNEALLNFKPFRCTIADKKGIAFTIKVLDFIREKLLKFQAETGNSYNLEATPAESTCHRLALLDKEQFPDIITQGEGSGVYYTNSTQLPVNYTDDVFEVLELQDEIQSKYTGGTVLHIFLGESLPDIDSVKQLIKKVVENYKLPYFTITPTFSICPRCGYLKGKFDKCPTCGTVCEVFSRSVGYLRPVSQWNKGKQTEFKMRKTYKII; this is translated from the coding sequence ATGCTTAAAAGCATTATAAAAAGAGATGGAAGAATAGAACCTTTTAATCCAGAAAAGATTACTCAGGCAATTTATAAGGCTATAAAAGCAGTAGGCAAAGATGATTATTTGCTTGCTCAAAAATTAGCTAAACAAGTCATTGAGATACTTGAAAAACAATATGATGAGAAAAAATTGCCAGAAGTAGAGGAAATCCAAGATATTGTAGAATTTGTTCTTGTAGATAACCGCTTATATGAGATTGCTAAGGCTTATATTATTTATCGTCATCAACATCATCAATTAAGAGAGATAAGGAAACTTTTAGACCCAATAAAATTAATCCAAGAGTATTTAACACAATCTGATTGGCTTGTTAGGGAAAATTCCAATATGGCTTTTTCATTACAAGGATTAAATAGCTATATTTTAAGGAAAACTATTTCAGAATATTGGCTTATTCAGATTTATCCAAAAGAGATTGCCTCTGCCCATCATCAGGGTGATTTTCATATCCATGATTTAGATTTTCTTGGTGCATATTGTTGTGGCTGGGATTTAAAAGATTTATTAATGATTGGATTTGGTGGAGTTACAGGAAAAGTAGAATCTAAACCAGCTAGACACTTCCGCACTGCTTTAGGTCAGATAGTTAATTTCTTTTTTACTTTACAAGGAGAAACTGCTGGTGCACAGGCATTTTCAAATTTTGATACCTATCTTGCCCCATTTATCAGATACGATGGCTTAAATTACAAACAAGTTAAACAGGCATTGCAAGAGTTTTTATTTAATATGAATATTCCCACACGCACAGGTTTTCAAACCCCCTTTACAAATATTACTTTGGATCTAAAAGTGCCAGATTTTATGAAAAATGAAGCTGTCATTATTGGTGGAGAATTAAAAAATGTTACTTATGGAGAATTTCAAAAAGAAATGGATATATTTAATCAGGCATTTGCTGAAGTAATGACTGAGGGGGATGCAAAAGGAAGACCTTTTACCTTTCCTATTCCTACATACAACATTACAAAAGATTTTGAATGGGAAAATGAGCATTATAAATCTATTTGGGAGATGACAAGACGTTATGGTATCCCTTATTTTGCCAATTTTGTTAATACTGATATGCGCCCAGAGGATGCAAGGAGCATGTGTTGTCGTTTAAGACTTGACTTAAATGAACTTAAAAAAAGAGGTGGAGCTTTGTTTGGATCACATCCTTTAACAGGTTCAATTGGCGTAATCACAATTAATATGCCAAGAATTGGCTATCTTTCAAAGACAGAAAAAGAATTTTTTGACCGCCTTGAAGACATTATGTTTATGGCAAAGGAGGCATTAGAGATAAAGAGAAAGGTCATAGAAAGATTTACTGAAATGGGACTTTATCCTTATTCTCGCCATTATTTAAGGGATATAAAAAAACGTTTTGGAAATTATTGGAAAAATCATTTTTCTACTATTGGCATTTTGGGTATGAATGAAGCATTGCTTAATTTTAAACCTTTTCGCTGCACAATTGCTGATAAAAAAGGGATTGCTTTTACTATTAAAGTACTTGATTTTATAAGAGAAAAATTGCTTAAGTTTCAAGCTGAGACAGGAAACAGTTATAATTTAGAAGCTACTCCAGCAGAAAGTACTTGCCATCGTTTAGCCCTTTTGGATAAAGAACAATTCCCTGATATTATTACTCAAGGTGAAGGAAGTGGTGTTTATTATACAAATTCTACTCAATTACCAGTAAATTATACTGACGATGTATTTGAGGTTTTGGAACTACAAGATGAAATTCAAAGTAAATATACAGGAGGAACAGTATTGCATATATTTTTAGGAGAATCATTACCTGATATTGATTCAGTGAAACAATTAATAAAAAAAGTTGTAGAAAATTATAAATTGCCTTACTTTACTATTACTCCTACATTTTCTATCTGTCCAAGATGTGGCTATTTGAAAGGAAAATTTGATAAGTGCCCCACTTGTGGAACAGTTTGTGAAGTTTTTTCTCGAAGTGTAGGTTATTTAAGACCAGTAAGTCAATGGAATAAAGGTAAACAAACAGAATTCAAGATGCGGAAGACTTACAAAATCATTTAA
- the selB gene encoding selenocysteine-specific translation elongation factor, with amino-acid sequence MKPIILGTAGHIDHGKTQLIKALTGIDTDRLKEEKERGITIELGFAFLNLPNGQLLGIVDVPGHEKFVHHMVAGAAGMDLVALVIAADEGVMPQTKEHLEICSLLKVKRGLVVITKIDIVEPEWLELVEEDVKEFLKGTFLEGAPIVKVSSITGEGIPDLIKTLEKLVTEVEPKPSTGLFRLPIDRVFTIKGFGTVVTGTAIGGSVKIGDTLMIYPSEKKTKARNIQVHNKDVSQAFAGQRTAINLQGLEKEEINRGDIIAPPDTLIPSFMLDAFLEILPSAPKSFKNRALVRLHLYTAEIPAQTVILDKDELKPGETGYVQFRLKKPAVALPGDRFVIRSYSPIITLGGGIILHPTPAKHKRMREEVISNLKLLEKGKIEERILAHLKEARYNGLTFKNLQIFLNDFSENLINILENLTKNKKIYLIHKETALYLHAHFVEELEKRIVSFLKEFHQKNPLLHGISKDELKSKFLPFLKEEVFSFLIHHLERKNIIVLEQHLLRLKTHTISLTSKEKTLKEKIYHYLIESGYTPPSPQELAKKLNEKEEKINHLLRLLVEEGKIIRVKEGFYFEKKLIETLKEKLINYLKQKETITPSEFKHLTKASRKYNIPLLEYFDSLKLTIRLGDKRVLRN; translated from the coding sequence ATGAAACCCATTATTTTAGGCACAGCTGGACATATTGATCATGGGAAAACACAGTTAATTAAGGCTTTAACAGGTATAGATACAGATAGGCTTAAAGAGGAAAAAGAACGTGGTATTACTATTGAATTAGGCTTTGCCTTCCTCAATTTACCAAATGGTCAACTCCTTGGTATTGTAGATGTCCCAGGACATGAAAAATTTGTCCATCACATGGTGGCTGGAGCTGCTGGAATGGATTTGGTTGCTTTAGTAATTGCAGCAGATGAAGGAGTTATGCCTCAAACAAAGGAACATTTAGAAATTTGTTCTCTTTTAAAAGTAAAACGTGGGCTTGTTGTGATTACCAAAATAGATATTGTTGAACCTGAATGGCTGGAACTTGTTGAGGAAGATGTAAAAGAATTCTTAAAAGGTACATTTTTAGAAGGGGCACCAATAGTTAAAGTTTCTTCAATAACAGGTGAAGGGATCCCTGATCTAATAAAAACTTTAGAAAAGCTTGTTACAGAAGTAGAACCTAAACCTAGTACTGGTCTTTTTCGTTTACCAATTGATCGCGTATTTACTATAAAAGGCTTTGGCACTGTAGTAACTGGTACAGCTATTGGTGGAAGTGTGAAAATAGGAGATACACTTATGATTTATCCTTCAGAAAAAAAAACAAAGGCTCGCAATATTCAAGTACATAATAAAGATGTTTCTCAAGCATTTGCTGGACAAAGAACTGCTATAAATCTTCAGGGCTTAGAAAAAGAAGAAATCAATCGAGGGGATATAATTGCTCCACCTGATACACTTATACCCTCATTTATGCTGGATGCCTTTTTAGAAATATTACCAAGTGCTCCAAAATCGTTTAAAAATCGCGCTTTAGTAAGACTTCATCTTTATACAGCCGAAATTCCAGCACAGACTGTTATTTTAGATAAAGATGAATTAAAACCAGGTGAAACTGGTTATGTGCAGTTTCGATTAAAAAAACCTGCTGTTGCCTTACCTGGAGATAGATTTGTTATTAGAAGTTATTCACCGATAATAACCTTAGGTGGAGGCATAATATTACACCCTACACCAGCTAAACATAAAAGAATGCGTGAAGAGGTAATATCAAATCTGAAATTATTAGAAAAAGGGAAGATAGAAGAACGCATCCTTGCCCATTTAAAAGAAGCAAGATACAATGGTCTTACTTTTAAAAATTTACAAATTTTTTTGAATGATTTTTCTGAAAATTTAATAAATATCCTTGAAAATTTAACAAAAAATAAAAAGATTTATTTAATACATAAAGAGACAGCATTGTATCTTCATGCCCATTTTGTAGAAGAATTAGAAAAAAGAATTGTTTCTTTCTTAAAAGAATTTCATCAAAAAAACCCACTTTTACATGGCATTTCAAAGGATGAATTAAAAAGTAAATTTTTGCCATTTCTTAAGGAAGAAGTTTTTTCCTTTCTTATTCACCATTTAGAGAGGAAAAATATTATAGTTTTAGAACAACATCTTTTAAGATTAAAAACTCATACCATTTCCCTTACTTCTAAAGAAAAAACATTAAAAGAAAAAATTTATCATTATCTTATTGAGTCAGGTTATACTCCACCATCACCTCAAGAATTAGCTAAAAAATTAAATGAAAAAGAAGAAAAAATAAATCATTTATTGCGTCTTTTAGTTGAGGAGGGAAAAATAATTAGAGTAAAAGAAGGTTTTTATTTTGAAAAGAAACTTATTGAGACTTTAAAAGAAAAACTTATAAATTATTTAAAACAAAAAGAAACTATTACACCTTCTGAGTTCAAACATTTGACTAAAGCTTCACGAAAATATAATATTCCACTTCTAGAATATTTTGATAGTTTAAAACTGACTATTCGCTTGGGTGATAAACGAGTATTAAGGAATTAA
- the purD gene encoding phosphoribosylamine--glycine ligase, protein MKVLVIGGGGREHALVWKIAQSPLVKEIFCAPGNGGIGKLATCLSIKANDIKSLADFAEKEGIDLTIVGPEEPLVLGIVDEFVKRGLRIFGPTKEAAKIEGSKVFAKEFMRKYNIPTADFVVFSEPDKAKAYIKEKGAPIVVKADGLAAGKGAIPAKTLEDALAAVDLIMVKKVFGKAGEKVVIEEFLEGEEASFLVLTDGENVVAFPSSQDHKPVFDDDKGPNTGGMGAYSPAPVVTPEVEAHIMKDIIYPTIKGMAAEGFPYKGVLYAGLIIKNGKAKVLEFNCRFGDPEAQPILMRLKSDLVEVLNAVVDGKLKEKTLEIDSSPAVCVVMASGGYPGSYEKGKVISGLETVEKMEDVVVFHAGTTYKDGNFYTSGGRVLGITAKGKTLPSAIAHAYEAVKHIHFEAVHYRKDIGFKALKHLGRFVGIVMGSISDKEIMLETKKILQELLIPCEITVASAHRSPQRTINYAKTAKEKGIKVIIAAAGYANHLAGVIAAHTTLPVIAVPLSAPPFNGLDALFSSVQMPAGVPVAVVSVGKNGAKNAAILAAQILALNDPELQSTLEKMKNKMAEEVEMAAKEI, encoded by the coding sequence ATGAAAGTATTAGTTATTGGAGGTGGTGGAAGGGAACATGCTTTGGTATGGAAGATTGCTCAATCACCTTTAGTAAAAGAAATTTTTTGTGCTCCAGGAAATGGTGGCATTGGTAAGCTTGCTACCTGTTTATCTATAAAAGCTAATGATATTAAATCTTTGGCTGATTTTGCTGAAAAAGAAGGCATTGATTTAACTATAGTTGGTCCAGAAGAGCCATTAGTGCTTGGTATTGTAGATGAATTTGTAAAAAGGGGATTACGGATATTTGGGCCTACAAAAGAAGCAGCTAAAATTGAAGGAAGTAAAGTTTTTGCAAAAGAATTCATGCGTAAATACAATATTCCTACTGCAGATTTTGTTGTATTTTCTGAACCAGATAAAGCTAAAGCATATATCAAAGAAAAAGGTGCTCCTATTGTAGTTAAAGCAGACGGATTAGCTGCAGGAAAAGGGGCAATTCCAGCAAAAACACTTGAAGATGCATTAGCAGCTGTTGATTTAATTATGGTAAAAAAGGTATTTGGTAAAGCAGGTGAAAAGGTAGTTATTGAAGAATTTTTAGAAGGAGAAGAGGCATCTTTTTTGGTTTTGACTGATGGAGAAAATGTTGTTGCTTTTCCATCTTCTCAGGATCATAAGCCTGTATTTGATGATGATAAAGGACCTAATACTGGAGGGATGGGGGCTTATTCACCTGCACCTGTAGTTACTCCTGAAGTAGAAGCGCATATTATGAAAGACATTATTTATCCTACTATTAAAGGTATGGCAGCAGAAGGTTTTCCATATAAAGGGGTTCTTTATGCAGGTTTAATTATTAAAAATGGAAAGGCAAAGGTGCTTGAGTTTAATTGTCGTTTTGGTGATCCAGAAGCCCAGCCTATTTTAATGCGGTTAAAAAGTGATTTGGTAGAGGTCTTAAATGCAGTAGTAGATGGTAAGTTAAAAGAAAAAACATTAGAGATTGATTCCTCTCCTGCTGTGTGTGTGGTGATGGCTTCAGGTGGTTATCCGGGTAGTTATGAAAAAGGGAAAGTCATTTCTGGTCTTGAAACTGTAGAAAAGATGGAAGATGTAGTAGTTTTTCATGCTGGTACAACTTATAAAGATGGCAATTTTTATACAAGTGGTGGTAGGGTGTTAGGAATAACAGCAAAAGGTAAAACATTGCCTTCAGCTATTGCTCATGCATATGAAGCAGTAAAACATATTCATTTTGAAGCAGTCCATTATAGAAAAGATATTGGCTTTAAGGCATTAAAACATCTGGGCAGATTTGTAGGTATAGTAATGGGTAGTATTTCTGATAAAGAAATTATGCTTGAGACAAAAAAGATATTACAAGAATTGCTTATTCCTTGTGAAATAACTGTAGCTTCTGCTCATCGTAGTCCGCAGCGTACTATTAATTATGCTAAAACTGCAAAAGAAAAGGGGATAAAAGTAATCATTGCAGCTGCAGGTTATGCTAATCATCTAGCAGGAGTAATAGCTGCTCATACTACTTTACCAGTAATTGCTGTACCATTATCTGCACCACCATTTAATGGTTTGGATGCACTTTTTTCTTCAGTGCAAATGCCTGCTGGTGTGCCAGTAGCAGTAGTAAGTGTAGGGAAAAATGGAGCAAAAAATGCTGCTATTTTAGCAGCACAAATCCTGGCATTAAATGATCCTGAATTGCAAAGCACACTTGAAAAAATGAAAAATAAGATGGCAGAGGAAGTAGAAATGGCAGCAAAAGAGATTTGA
- a CDS encoding TIGR01212 family radical SAM protein (This family includes YhcC from E. coli K-12, an uncharacterized radical SAM protein.), translating to MRERYYSLNSFFKKVFGCRVHKIPLDAGLTCPTRNGTKGKGGCIYCNPYGSGTGAYARGISISEQIKQWKIFLKKRFKAKKFIAYLQSFCNTYAPIYKLKTIYDEAVSDPDIIGLAIGTRPDCVDEEILKLIQSYTDKYHVWIEYGLQSIHNRTLEFIRRGHTYEDFLKAIEITTGRNILICVHIILGLPGESKEDMLATVDALSKLPIHGIKFHHLYIVKGTLMEKLYREGKYRPLEQREFIEILVSCLERLRKDIVVQRLMGDPRPEELVAPDWSLRKRETLNLIKNTLEEKDTYQGKFFDG from the coding sequence ATGAGAGAACGTTACTATTCTTTAAATTCCTTTTTTAAAAAAGTATTTGGTTGTCGTGTCCATAAAATCCCTCTTGATGCAGGGCTTACCTGCCCTACAAGAAATGGCACAAAAGGAAAGGGAGGATGTATTTACTGCAATCCTTATGGTTCTGGTACTGGAGCTTATGCAAGAGGTATATCTATTAGTGAGCAAATAAAACAATGGAAAATTTTTTTAAAAAAAAGGTTTAAAGCAAAAAAATTTATTGCCTATCTTCAATCCTTTTGCAATACTTATGCACCAATTTATAAGCTTAAAACCATTTATGATGAAGCAGTCTCTGACCCTGACATAATTGGACTTGCTATTGGTACAAGACCTGATTGTGTGGATGAAGAAATCTTAAAATTGATCCAAAGTTATACAGATAAATATCATGTTTGGATAGAATATGGATTGCAGTCTATTCATAATCGTACATTAGAATTTATTCGACGTGGACACACTTATGAAGATTTCTTAAAAGCAATAGAGATAACAACAGGAAGAAATATACTTATCTGTGTCCATATTATTTTAGGACTCCCTGGGGAATCAAAAGAGGATATGTTAGCAACAGTAGATGCTTTATCTAAGCTTCCAATACATGGTATTAAATTTCATCATCTTTATATAGTAAAAGGTACACTTATGGAAAAATTATATCGTGAAGGAAAATATAGACCTCTTGAGCAAAGAGAATTTATTGAAATTTTGGTTTCTTGTCTTGAAAGACTCAGAAAAGATATTGTTGTCCAAAGACTTATGGGTGATCCAAGACCAGAAGAGCTTGTTGCTCCAGATTGGTCATTGAGAAAAAGAGAAACACTTAATTTAATTAAGAATACATTAGAGGAAAAAGATACATATCAAGGTAAATTTTTTGATGGTTAA
- a CDS encoding IMP cyclohydrolase: MANIVRIERALISVTNKEGIVEFAKFLTDQDVEIVSTGGTAEFLKKANIPVIEVSDYTSFPEILNGRVKTLHPKIFGGILAQLEKKEHCEELRKQDIKPINMVVVNLYDFKSISEKGNIPLTKVLEEIDIGGSALLRAAAKNFPHVVVVCDPNDYSKIIEEIKTHGGVRGITRLKLAQKVFTLTSEYDSQIAKFLDGARKMLEWSMAAAAELHVGMKLT, translated from the coding sequence ATGGCAAATATTGTAAGAATTGAACGTGCCCTAATTAGTGTGACAAATAAAGAAGGCATTGTTGAATTTGCCAAGTTTTTAACAGACCAAGATGTAGAAATTGTTTCTACAGGTGGTACTGCTGAATTCTTGAAAAAAGCGAATATTCCAGTAATAGAAGTAAGTGATTATACAAGTTTTCCAGAAATCTTAAATGGACGTGTTAAAACATTACATCCTAAAATATTTGGTGGCATTCTTGCTCAATTAGAAAAAAAAGAACATTGTGAAGAATTGCGAAAACAAGATATTAAACCTATTAATATGGTTGTTGTTAATCTTTATGATTTTAAAAGTATTTCTGAAAAAGGGAATATTCCACTTACAAAAGTATTAGAAGAAATAGATATTGGTGGCTCTGCTCTTTTACGGGCAGCAGCTAAAAACTTTCCTCATGTTGTTGTAGTATGTGATCCTAATGATTATTCAAAGATAATAGAAGAAATAAAAACACATGGTGGTGTACGTGGAATTACTCGTTTAAAATTGGCTCAAAAAGTTTTTACTTTAACAAGCGAATATGATAGTCAAATTGCTAAGTTTTTAGATGGAGCAAGAAAGATGCTTGAGTGGAGTATGGCAGCTGCTGCTGAACTTCATGTAGGTATGAAACTTACTTAA
- a CDS encoding APC family permease — protein sequence MNNLKKVITWYELLAIGVGGILGTSWVYLNTKFYAEYGPGSVIFGFFIATVIATFVSFSYAELGSALKREGGEIVFAYAAFGLKGAFIAGWSLFTAYTTCVCFYVPAAGYLFDWFFPKLNTIKLWTIAGTPVYLPSLSLGIFLVIFFFALNYRGVKLATLPQFFMTSLLLGLGIILFFIAIIYGSFHNIKPLFLKNPLKYTVRFALLAMTYLTGFSTLTMLGEESAVEERMFGKVIVLSIIIAGLFYIIMMSGGAILFPWQKTIELEKGMIDEFYLLFKPLGIIAWFISLLGMLTSLNGLMLAASRTIFVMGRAGIVPISFSFIHKKYKTPKNALIFVLIIAIILGMLGKKALIWFLDIGGISIGIAWILCVLSALKLRKQNPNLKRPYKAPFIFIISPISLLIVTLIFIVSLTPKTPLSLNWPYEYSILFIWFILGIIMYLFSKKRWKNLNEKDIAKELLGEYYKSIMG from the coding sequence ATGAATAACCTAAAGAAAGTAATTACTTGGTATGAGCTATTAGCTATAGGAGTAGGTGGTATTTTAGGTACTAGTTGGGTTTATTTAAATACAAAGTTTTATGCTGAATATGGACCAGGTAGTGTAATCTTTGGTTTTTTTATAGCTACTGTTATAGCAACATTTGTTTCTTTTTCTTATGCAGAGTTAGGGTCTGCATTAAAAAGGGAAGGGGGAGAAATTGTATTTGCCTACGCAGCTTTTGGTTTAAAAGGTGCATTTATTGCAGGATGGTCATTATTTACTGCTTATACTACCTGTGTATGCTTTTATGTGCCAGCAGCAGGCTATCTTTTTGATTGGTTTTTCCCAAAGCTTAATACTATTAAACTTTGGACAATTGCTGGAACACCTGTATATTTGCCCAGTTTATCCCTTGGCATTTTTCTTGTTATCTTTTTCTTTGCCTTAAATTATAGAGGTGTTAAATTAGCCACTTTACCTCAGTTCTTTATGACTTCTTTATTATTAGGACTTGGCATAATACTGTTTTTTATAGCTATAATTTATGGCTCATTTCATAATATAAAACCTCTTTTTTTAAAAAATCCTTTAAAATACACAGTACGATTTGCTCTTTTAGCTATGACTTATTTAACAGGCTTTTCTACATTGACTATGCTTGGAGAAGAAAGTGCTGTAGAGGAAAGGATGTTTGGAAAAGTTATTGTATTATCAATAATTATAGCTGGTCTATTTTATATCATCATGATGAGTGGTGGTGCTATATTATTTCCTTGGCAAAAGACCATAGAATTGGAAAAGGGAATGATTGATGAATTTTATCTTCTTTTTAAACCTTTAGGAATAATAGCTTGGTTTATCTCACTTTTGGGTATGCTTACTAGCTTAAATGGCCTTATGCTAGCTGCTTCAAGGACAATCTTTGTTATGGGAAGGGCTGGTATAGTGCCTATTTCTTTTTCTTTTATTCATAAAAAATATAAAACACCTAAAAATGCACTTATATTTGTATTAATAATCGCTATAATCCTTGGCATGCTAGGTAAAAAAGCTCTAATTTGGTTTTTAGATATTGGCGGGATAAGTATAGGTATAGCATGGATATTATGCGTATTATCGGCACTAAAATTACGTAAACAAAATCCAAACCTTAAAAGACCTTATAAAGCTCCATTTATATTTATTATCTCTCCTATATCCTTATTAATAGTAACTTTAATATTTATTGTTTCTCTTACACCAAAAACACCTTTAAGCCTTAACTGGCCTTATGAATACAGCATATTATTTATATGGTTTATTTTAGGAATAATTATGTATTTATTTTCTAAAAAAAGATGGAAAAATCTAAATGAAAAGGATATTGCTAAAGAATTGTTAGGTGAATATTATAAGTCAATAATGGGTTGA
- a CDS encoding anaerobic ribonucleoside-triphosphate reductase activating protein, with amino-acid sequence MYIGGFEKFSLSDYPGKICSVIFTVGCNFRCAYCYNLPLILKEYFPPPIPFSEIESYLKKRKGFIDAVVFSGGEPTIQPDLIEYMKKIKEMNFLIKLDTNGALPEVIVKCIEKKAIDYIAMDIKAPLERYEEVVGVKVDIKKILESIRIIKKFPNYEFRTTLYPALNKEDFEKIFKLIEGAKRYYLQVCRLENTLKDCSHLHPLSRSEIAFLKEKAKKFVKFCEVRE; translated from the coding sequence GTGTATATAGGTGGATTTGAAAAATTTAGTCTTTCTGATTATCCAGGAAAAATATGCAGTGTTATTTTTACTGTTGGTTGCAATTTTCGTTGTGCATATTGTTATAATCTCCCTCTTATATTAAAAGAATATTTTCCACCTCCTATTCCTTTTTCTGAAATTGAATCTTATCTTAAAAAAAGAAAAGGATTTATTGATGCAGTAGTCTTTAGTGGAGGAGAGCCTACAATACAGCCTGATTTAATAGAATATATGAAAAAGATAAAAGAAATGAATTTTTTAATAAAACTTGATACAAATGGTGCTTTACCAGAGGTAATTGTTAAATGCATTGAAAAAAAAGCAATAGATTATATTGCTATGGATATAAAGGCACCATTAGAAAGATATGAAGAAGTGGTAGGAGTAAAAGTAGATATAAAAAAAATTCTTGAATCTATAAGGATTATAAAAAAATTCCCTAATTATGAATTTCGCACAACACTTTATCCTGCTTTAAATAAAGAAGATTTTGAAAAAATTTTTAAGCTTATTGAAGGTGCAAAAAGATATTATTTGCAAGTATGTCGTTTAGAAAATACTCTTAAAGATTGTTCACATTTGCACCCATTATCTCGCTCTGAAATTGCTTTTTTAAAAGAAAAAGCAAAAAAATTTGTTAAATTCTGTGAGGTAAGAGAATAA